In a genomic window of Helianthus annuus cultivar XRQ/B chromosome 10, HanXRQr2.0-SUNRISE, whole genome shotgun sequence:
- the LOC110885849 gene encoding glutamate receptor 2.7, with amino-acid sequence MAYKCSPVNVFLIMLLLLLLFTVHTKTTATSFTRRIQIITSNTSVIGAVMDMTSRAGKEARVAMETAIDDFNAKTSQNATLYIRNSKGNLFGAIREATYLINGYKVEAFLGLQTMEEVLSIGEIGSRYQIPTFSLLDSVPQRALDRLPFLFQASPSQFGQMKAFVAIMKSFQWNRFTFIYEDINSASSEVIHHLMETIKESGVQMNNMVKISPLASSTSLLEELERINKEQCRVFLVHASLEMGLRLFQNAKIMGMMEKGYVWITTNLITDLLHTVNPSTFSMMEGVVGIGSFFMDTGSRFNDFSTKFQTRFKLEQPKEESYMPGIFAVQAYDATWIAALALSKKNMSGQKLLDTVSSISFSGITGEVQFVDKKSTASHRFHIINVIGKYYRELGFWSEGLGFSEVVNDRANYDTSLQNLGHIFWPGRPLHTPRGWAIPTSVNPMRVGVPTMAVFKKFVEVKYDHMHHNFTCIGYSIELFKETVKRLPYYLSYEFHPFNGSYDSLVEQVYLKKFDAVVGDVSVVSKRYQYAEFTHPYTETGLMMVVPVISYHEQWLFVKPFTLGMWALTIVIYIYNGFVLWLIERKHSPELQGSALNQAGILLCLSFTRLFSLDGDQLKNNLTRMITVAWLFVAIIVGQCYTASLTSMLTVRRLAPRVADYESLKNANAVVGYGRGAHVASYLVDVLGFKNENIRGFTSPEEYAHALRNKEIAAVFLEAPFSKLFLARYCKSFMVAATFGEGGFAFLLPRGSFMVTDFTKALLNVSESGTLQTIEKRMLGSEQCVDMESDHDEYGRLGLSSFWSLFILTGSTSTIALVIHVILTLRDHFRY; translated from the exons ATGGCATACAAATGCAGCCCGGTTAATGTTTTTCTCAttatgttattgttattgttgttatttacTGTACATACGAAAACTACGGCCACATCTTTTACAAGAAGGATTCAAATTATTACAAGCAATACATCAGTCATAGGTGCGGTTATGGACATGACATCTCGAGCTGGCAAAGAAGCTAGAGTTGCCATGGAAACGGCGATAGACGATTTTAATGCAAAAACATCTCAAAACGCGACGTTGTACATAAGAAACTCTAAAGGAAATCTCTTTGGAGCAATCCGTGAAG CAACATATCTTATTAATGGATATAAGGTGGAAGCATTTTTAGGACTACAGACTATGGAAGAAGTGCTTTCAATTGGAGAGATTGGTAGTAGATATCAAATTCCAACTTTCTCTCTGCTTGATTCAGTTCCTCAACGGGCACTAGACCGTTTGCCCTTCCTTTTTCAAGCATCACCTTCTCAATTTGGTCAAATGAAAGCTTTTGTTGCAATTATGAAATCCTTTCAGTGGAATCGCTTTACTTTCATATATGAGGATATCAATTCAGCATCAAGTGAAGTCATCCATCATCTCATGGAAACCATCAAAGAATCTGGTGTACAAATGAACAATATGGTAAAGATTTCACCTTTAGCCTCTTCTACTTCATTGCTGGAAGAACTTGAAAGGATCAATAAAGAGCAATGTAGAGTGTTTTTGGTTCATGCCTCTTTGGAAATGGGTCTTCGCCTTTTTCAAAATGCAAAGATCATGGGAATGATGGAAAAGGGTTATGTGTGGATAACCACAAATTTAATTACAGATCTTCTCCATACCGTAAATCCCTCTACCTTTTCCATGATGGAAGGCGTTGTGGGAATTGGGAGTTTCTTCATGGATACTGGTTCACGGTTTAATGATTTTAGTACAAAGTTCCAAACAAGGTTTAAACTTGAGCAACCTAAAGAAGAAAGTTACATGCCTGGGATTTTTGCAGTGCAAGCCTATGATGCTACATGGATTGCGGCCTTAGCATTGAGTAAAAAGAACATGAGTGGGCAAAAGCTACTGGATACAGTTTCATCAATATCTTTTTCTGGGATAACTGGTGAAGTTCAATTTGTAGACAAGAAATCCACTGCATCACATAGGTTTCACATTATCAACGTTATAGGAAAATACTACAGAGAACTTGGGTTCTGGTCTGAAGGACTTGGTTTTTCTGAGGTTGTTAATGATAGAGCTAATTATGACACCTCTTTGCAAAATTTAGGTCACATTTTTTGGCCCGGAAGACCATTGCATACGCCGAGAGGGTGGGCGATTCCTACTAGCGTCAATCCAATGCGAGTTGGTGTGCCTACCATGGCTGTTTTTAAAAAGTTTGTGGAAGTTAAATATGATCATATGCATCATAACTTTACTTGCATTGGATATTCAATTGAGCTTTTCAAGGAAACTGTCAAACGGCTGCCATATTATTTATCTTATGAATTTCATCCCTTTAATGGATCATACGATTCCTTGGTGGAGCAAGTTTATCTCAAG AAATTTGATGCAGTAGTCGGTGATGTCTCAGTAGTATCAAAACGGTATCAGTACGCTGAGTTCACACATCCATATACAGAAACTGGTTTGATGATGGTAGTGCCGGTCATATCATACCATGAACAATGGTTGTTTGTGAAGCCCTTCACATTGGGCATGTGGGCTCTAACTATTGTGATATATATTTATAATGGCTTTGTGTTATGGCTGATTGAGCGGAAACACAGTCCTGAACTTCAAGGCTCCGCACTTAATCAAGCTGGAATTCTTCTATGTCTATCCTTTACTAGATTATTTTCTCTAGATG GTGACCAACTTAAAAACAATTTGACAAGAATGATAACCGTTGCATGGCTCTTTGTAGCAATAATTGTTGGTCAGTGTTACACGGCTAGCCTCACCAGCATGCTCACTGTTAGAAGGCTGGCACCTAGAGTAGCTGATTATGAGTCCCTGAAGAATGCAAATGCTGTGGTGGGGTACGGAAGAGGAGCCCATGTGGCTAGTTACTTGGTGGATGTCTTGGGTTTCAAGAACGAAAACATTAGGGGCTTTACATCCCCTGAAGAATATGCTCACGCCCTTCGAAACAAAGAAATAGCAGCAGTTTTCCTTGAGGCTCCTTTTTCTAAACTCTTTCTTGCCAGGTACTGTAAAAGCTTCATGGTAGCAGCTACATTCGGAGAAGGAGGATTCGCATTT CTACTtcctagaggttcttttatggtCACTGATTTTACAAAGGCACTACTAAATGTATCTGAAAGTGGCACTCTCCAAACCATAGAGAAAAGAATGCTTGGTTCTGAACAGTGTGTAGACATGGAATCTGACCATGATGAATATGGGAGGTTGGGTCTTAGTAGCTTTTGGTCGCTTTTCATTTTGACAGGTAGCACATCGACTATTGCTCTTGTTATCCATGTCATCCTTACCTTGCGAGATCATTTCAGATATTAG